From Deltaproteobacteria bacterium, a single genomic window includes:
- a CDS encoding MMPL family transporter, with protein MMFQIATRGLTIDNSPEVFEAVGSRTSVVLSELREEFGQDQLFVVVVEGDVFTRPFLEKLDSLHNGLAAIDIDFDYLQGFGSEEGGEGSPDLIDGFDDDGWGDEEGGTIIDEVISLAGVRDTRATTDGVSVGDLRDSWPVSGPLDSFRERVLSERTYRNRLVSAEGRHALVIVRAQVVTEQSLVALYNAILDETQKHVEKGFVTKTGGGAAMNARINELTIIDMGLAFILASILMFGALLAIYRHPIGVVAPLAIISIANIFTLGLMSILGMSLNYLNSIVPVFLTCVGVADAIHVQSLYRDLRRSGCENASAIIRSMQAAGVPIFFTSLTTMVGLISFRTASLKPIIQLGTLGAFGVLIAFIATTLVLPPVLSMNKRSLLGASEGGGKDWLDRFLRRCSGFSGGIYAASQDPIFQKRARHKALWLGLLIGVGALLFTSQVRVNHDQLAWFPESEELHQAFDLIDNNVGGVAQFLLLIEMKEGKKIQDIETLRALVQLEEHLLSFVDPNSGEKIVKKSTSILDIIRETNRALHGGSQEYYRMPDSTAQATDILFLFENSAPDDLMRLATSDLNKTQMQFTLRWLPATSYQPLSKHIDAGIEKYVSEVAVVKPTGFLYSVLSAFGALIPDLLKSFGLAFVIITVLLAILLRDLKLGLVAMFPNLLPVLMTVGLMGILDIPIDGSTLLIASVALGLCVDDTIHFVHHFQHHYKLSGRVEEAIEATTRDSGRAIVSTSVVLILSIAPCLIATLYSLVWFGLLIIAAIAFAVFADLVLTPAIFRSLYKDRV; from the coding sequence ATGATGTTCCAGATCGCAACACGTGGTTTAACAATCGATAACAGTCCGGAAGTATTCGAGGCAGTTGGAAGTAGAACGAGCGTCGTTCTAAGCGAATTACGTGAGGAGTTTGGCCAGGACCAACTTTTTGTTGTGGTCGTCGAGGGCGATGTTTTCACCCGTCCATTTCTTGAGAAACTAGATTCTTTGCATAATGGCTTGGCCGCAATCGATATTGATTTTGATTATCTGCAAGGGTTTGGATCCGAGGAGGGTGGAGAAGGTAGCCCCGACTTAATAGATGGTTTTGATGATGATGGGTGGGGCGATGAAGAGGGCGGCACCATCATCGATGAAGTCATCTCGTTGGCTGGAGTGCGGGATACGAGGGCGACCACCGATGGCGTGTCGGTAGGTGATTTACGGGATTCCTGGCCGGTTTCTGGTCCATTGGATTCATTTCGAGAACGTGTTCTTAGTGAGCGTACCTACCGTAACCGGCTGGTGAGTGCCGAGGGGCGTCATGCGCTTGTGATAGTTCGAGCGCAAGTCGTTACCGAGCAGAGTCTTGTTGCACTTTATAATGCAATTCTAGATGAGACCCAAAAGCACGTTGAGAAGGGCTTTGTTACAAAGACCGGCGGCGGTGCCGCGATGAATGCACGAATCAATGAGCTAACAATTATCGATATGGGATTGGCATTTATTCTGGCATCAATTTTAATGTTTGGGGCCTTGTTAGCGATTTACCGTCATCCTATTGGAGTCGTTGCTCCATTGGCTATCATTTCGATTGCAAATATATTTACCTTAGGTCTGATGTCGATTCTCGGGATGAGTTTAAATTATCTTAACAGCATCGTTCCTGTTTTTCTCACCTGCGTTGGGGTGGCGGATGCTATTCACGTTCAATCCCTTTATAGAGACCTGCGGCGATCTGGGTGCGAAAATGCTTCGGCAATTATCCGTTCGATGCAGGCAGCCGGTGTACCTATATTTTTCACATCACTGACAACGATGGTTGGTTTGATCTCATTTAGGACGGCGAGTCTAAAGCCCATTATTCAGCTTGGTACTTTGGGCGCATTCGGAGTTCTTATTGCGTTCATAGCGACAACCTTGGTTCTGCCGCCAGTACTCAGTATGAACAAACGCAGCCTTTTGGGTGCCAGCGAAGGTGGTGGAAAGGATTGGCTCGACCGATTTCTTAGGCGTTGCAGCGGTTTCTCTGGTGGAATCTATGCGGCTAGCCAGGATCCCATCTTTCAAAAACGTGCCCGTCATAAAGCTTTGTGGCTAGGTCTTCTGATCGGAGTAGGCGCGCTATTATTTACAAGCCAAGTACGCGTGAACCATGATCAGTTAGCATGGTTTCCTGAGTCTGAGGAATTACACCAAGCATTTGACCTGATTGATAACAATGTGGGGGGAGTGGCGCAGTTCTTACTTCTGATTGAGATGAAAGAAGGTAAGAAGATACAGGATATCGAAACGCTGAGGGCCTTGGTGCAGCTTGAGGAACACCTTCTGTCTTTCGTAGATCCGAATAGCGGTGAGAAGATAGTTAAGAAATCAACCAGTATCCTCGATATTATTCGTGAAACAAATCGCGCACTCCATGGGGGTAGCCAGGAATATTATCGTATGCCGGACAGTACGGCGCAGGCGACGGATATATTGTTCTTGTTTGAAAACTCAGCGCCTGACGATTTGATGCGACTCGCAACTTCAGACCTCAATAAAACTCAGATGCAGTTTACATTGCGTTGGCTACCCGCAACATCCTATCAGCCGCTTAGTAAGCATATCGATGCCGGGATTGAGAAATACGTCAGTGAGGTCGCGGTGGTGAAACCAACAGGCTTCCTATACTCGGTACTCTCAGCGTTTGGAGCGCTCATACCTGATTTACTCAAGAGCTTTGGCTTAGCATTTGTTATAATTACTGTCCTTCTGGCCATCTTGCTACGTGATCTGAAGCTAGGTCTGGTTGCAATGTTTCCGAATCTGCTACCGGTTCTGATGACTGTTGGATTGATGGGTATTTTAGATATCCCCATTGATGGCTCAACTCTTTTAATCGCATCGGTAGCGCTGGGGCTGTGTGTGGACGATACGATTCACTTCGTTCATCACTTCCAACATCATTACAAGTTAAGTGGCCGGGTCGAAGAGGCTATCGAAGCTACTACCCGTGATAGCGGTCGTGCGATTGTTTCGACGAGTGTTGTACTCATTTTGAGTATTGCACCCTGTCTAATAGCAACACTCTATAGCTTGGTGTGGTTTGGATTATTGATTATTGCAGCGATAGCATTTGCGGTGTTCGCTGATTTGGTACTCACTCCGGCCATTTTCCGGTCTTTGTATAAAGATAGAGTTTAG
- a CDS encoding HAD hydrolase-like protein encodes MEKSRLLLWDIDGTLILGGNAGSKALKNYFNKRYGWSDMGSAMVVHGMTDPGIVQGIFDHFGHKAQPGEIDEVLRDYVEIMRANMEGFESSRLLPGVPEILTVPKGQGMCLQGLLTGNVEAAAELKLAHHNLWDDFEFGAYGSDAIKREDLVPVAWERAKQLSGHDFKPEETWIIGDTIRDHRAAKHHGAKVVLVRTNSAKGSAELDECGAELVIDDLTAYDRFWSTIWE; translated from the coding sequence ATGGAAAAATCAAGACTTTTACTCTGGGATATCGATGGAACATTGATTCTAGGCGGAAATGCTGGCTCCAAAGCGCTTAAAAATTATTTTAATAAACGCTATGGCTGGAGTGATATGGGCTCAGCGATGGTTGTTCATGGAATGACAGATCCGGGCATCGTTCAAGGAATTTTTGACCACTTTGGTCACAAGGCCCAGCCAGGCGAGATAGACGAGGTCCTTCGGGACTACGTCGAAATCATGCGCGCAAATATGGAAGGCTTTGAAAGCTCCAGGCTGCTGCCAGGTGTGCCCGAAATACTAACCGTACCCAAGGGACAAGGAATGTGCTTACAAGGGCTTCTCACGGGCAACGTGGAGGCTGCGGCCGAGCTTAAGTTGGCTCATCATAACTTGTGGGACGACTTCGAGTTTGGAGCGTATGGCAGTGACGCCATCAAGCGCGAAGATTTGGTTCCTGTGGCATGGGAGAGGGCGAAGCAGTTATCTGGGCATGACTTCAAGCCCGAGGAAACCTGGATCATTGGCGACACCATCCGCGATCACCGAGCAGCGAAGCATCATGGTGCCAAGGTTGTGTTGGTGCGTACAAATTCGGCCAAGGGTTCGGCTGAGCTAGACGAATGCGGCGCTGAACTCGTAATAGACGACCTCACTGCCTATGACCGATTCTGGTCAACCATATGGGAGTGA
- a CDS encoding phytoene/squalene synthase family protein, translated as MTEGNLAVASRDVLAHHARSFRWGAWFLPAGTHDEAAITYAFCRLVDDVVDEAENEELATEGVKQLEAELREDVTPTALVAGFAEVMERDGGSLEPAFELIKGVRSDLGEQILQTPAELLTYCYRVAGTVGLMMCQVLQVKDKRALPHAVDLGIGMQLTNIARDVHEDAGRGRVYIPAQVLDGVGITSAQVLDGTADREKLAEAVEWLYRLGERYYVSAERGMRFIPWRSRLAIFVASRTYRAIGVKLARRKFDAMAGRVVVSWYEKVFWVGHGIFGAFKTLLSKPYVNHRAELHRNLQGMPGCSAR; from the coding sequence ATGACAGAAGGTAATCTAGCTGTCGCGAGCCGAGATGTGCTTGCACACCACGCTCGCTCCTTTCGATGGGGCGCTTGGTTTTTACCGGCCGGCACTCACGATGAAGCAGCGATTACTTATGCTTTCTGTCGCCTGGTCGACGATGTGGTTGATGAAGCAGAGAACGAAGAACTTGCGACCGAGGGCGTTAAGCAGCTTGAGGCTGAATTACGCGAGGATGTAACACCGACAGCGTTGGTAGCTGGCTTTGCCGAAGTCATGGAACGAGATGGTGGTTCTTTAGAGCCGGCATTCGAGCTTATTAAAGGTGTGCGCTCCGACTTGGGAGAGCAAATTCTACAAACTCCCGCTGAGCTACTCACCTACTGCTACAGAGTAGCCGGTACAGTTGGCTTGATGATGTGCCAAGTTTTACAGGTCAAGGACAAGCGTGCCTTGCCGCACGCTGTAGATCTGGGCATCGGGATGCAGTTAACAAACATCGCGCGTGATGTGCATGAGGATGCGGGCCGCGGACGGGTCTATATTCCGGCACAAGTGCTTGATGGCGTAGGGATAACGTCTGCTCAGGTACTTGATGGAACCGCCGACCGAGAAAAACTGGCCGAGGCCGTTGAATGGCTTTACCGGCTTGGTGAACGTTATTACGTGAGCGCTGAGCGTGGTATGCGGTTTATTCCATGGCGTTCCAGGCTGGCAATCTTTGTTGCAAGCCGAACGTATAGAGCGATTGGTGTAAAGCTTGCGCGTCGTAAGTTTGACGCGATGGCCGGACGAGTCGTCGTTAGCTGGTACGAGAAAGTTTTTTGGGTCGGGCACGGAATCTTCGGCGCGTTTAAAACATTACTCTCAAAGCCATATGTTAATCACCGTGCAGAATTGCATCGTAACCTTCAGGGCATGCCAGGCTGTAGCGCGCGCTAA
- a CDS encoding lipocalin family protein — MKHILSIIILLTVLPSGCIHFDRSAFQTVDSVNLEKFMGDWYVLANIPTSIEEGAVNAIESYAMREDGDIDITFKFYEDSVDGELQIYKPKGFIEDTKTNAEWKVQFLWPFKLAYLIIGLSDDHGYTIIAGPNHDYVWVMARSPALSDGVWEEINANLRRQGYDLSRVQRVPQIWPKIPAIEAPALGSTDNPKAVQP; from the coding sequence ATGAAACACATCCTATCGATTATCATTCTACTTACAGTGCTTCCCAGTGGCTGTATCCACTTCGACCGATCTGCGTTCCAAACTGTCGACTCAGTGAACCTGGAGAAGTTTATGGGGGATTGGTACGTGCTGGCCAATATCCCAACCAGTATTGAAGAGGGAGCGGTAAACGCCATTGAAAGCTATGCCATGCGTGAAGATGGTGACATCGACATCACGTTTAAATTTTACGAAGACAGTGTCGACGGAGAACTGCAAATCTATAAGCCAAAAGGCTTTATCGAGGATACGAAGACCAATGCAGAGTGGAAGGTGCAGTTTCTCTGGCCGTTTAAGTTGGCCTACCTAATCATCGGGCTCAGTGACGACCATGGATATACGATTATTGCTGGACCAAACCACGACTACGTTTGGGTGATGGCACGCTCGCCGGCCTTGAGCGATGGCGTGTGGGAAGAGATTAACGCTAATTTACGGCGCCAGGGTTACGACCTCTCTCGAGTCCAGCGGGTCCCGCAAATATGGCCGAAAATACCCGCAATAGAGGCACCAGCACTTGGCTCCACGGATAATCCGAAAGCGGTTCAGCCATGA
- a CDS encoding metal ABC transporter permease, whose amino-acid sequence MNELPSFSDFFASWELFSGAVWSSVLVGMTLGLLGVYIVLGRMVFLTAALSQVAGLGVAFSYFLIATGGGFFAWLSPELGGIAFVFMCLLLAFRLNEQDRVDRDAMLGMLFVAGSAGTLIIGGMIPQEMTDIQSLLFGSAVAVLPEDLLAILVVVTGVLILQFFCWRGFVEIIYDPVTALVQRLPTRRLRWGLLGSLAMMIAMSTHTLGALPTFSFTILPAMFAVKWASNVFRAMLLAALVGAVMGFGGYFLAFRYSFPVGASQTALGLLLVWFGSFLRFGLMKLFPPAASETQQAADSAGQGHHHHHHPHGSTDDSRSETS is encoded by the coding sequence ATGAACGAGCTTCCCAGTTTCAGTGACTTCTTTGCCTCATGGGAGTTATTCTCAGGTGCTGTCTGGTCTAGTGTATTGGTCGGAATGACCTTGGGGCTCTTGGGTGTTTATATTGTTCTGGGCCGCATGGTGTTCCTCACAGCAGCGCTCTCCCAAGTGGCGGGCCTCGGTGTAGCCTTTTCGTATTTTCTGATAGCGACCGGTGGCGGATTTTTCGCTTGGTTGAGCCCTGAGCTTGGAGGCATTGCGTTCGTCTTTATGTGCCTGCTTTTGGCATTTCGTCTGAATGAGCAGGATAGGGTCGATCGCGATGCGATGCTGGGTATGCTCTTTGTAGCAGGTTCTGCGGGAACCTTGATTATTGGTGGGATGATTCCTCAGGAAATGACGGACATCCAATCGTTGCTTTTTGGCAGCGCGGTTGCGGTTTTACCGGAAGACCTCTTAGCGATTCTAGTCGTGGTAACAGGCGTTTTGATCCTACAGTTTTTTTGTTGGCGTGGATTTGTCGAAATTATTTACGACCCCGTAACAGCGCTGGTGCAACGGCTACCGACGCGCCGGTTACGCTGGGGGCTCTTGGGGAGCTTGGCAATGATGATTGCCATGAGCACGCATACGTTAGGGGCGTTGCCTACTTTTTCTTTTACGATTTTACCCGCGATGTTTGCTGTGAAGTGGGCCTCAAACGTTTTTCGTGCGATGCTCCTAGCTGCTTTGGTTGGAGCTGTGATGGGTTTTGGTGGTTATTTCTTGGCCTTTCGATACAGCTTTCCAGTGGGCGCGTCCCAGACAGCTTTGGGGCTTCTTTTGGTATGGTTCGGGAGTTTTCTACGCTTTGGGCTGATGAAGTTGTTTCCGCCCGCAGCCAGTGAAACGCAACAGGCCGCCGATTCTGCCGGACAAGGTCATCATCACCATCATCATCCGCATGGCTCAACTGACGACTCAAGGAGCGAAACTTCATGA
- a CDS encoding ATP-binding cassette domain-containing protein → MSNSRALEVEGLVVGYQGRGLLPGFNWTVHQKDFWALLGSNGSGKSTIVKTVLGLLDLVGGDISYLTESVGFVPQRTSLDLSVPARAVDVIEAGALQGWNFVNPFYRREIRERLKKVVEATDTNSLLNEQLSNLSEGQKQRVLIARALMSNPKLLVLDEPTSAMDYHAERRILDLLVTLQDELGLAIVMVCHNIALVAEYATHGLLVDREHNLIIDGDIREIAYDDECRDHFGLIIQQVVEERFGITELPEEFR, encoded by the coding sequence ATGAGCAACTCACGAGCATTGGAAGTTGAGGGCCTTGTTGTCGGGTACCAAGGACGGGGACTTTTGCCCGGCTTTAACTGGACCGTGCACCAAAAAGATTTCTGGGCACTGCTGGGTTCTAACGGCAGCGGTAAATCTACCATTGTTAAAACTGTCTTGGGCCTATTGGATTTGGTCGGCGGAGACATATCGTATCTCACCGAGTCGGTCGGTTTCGTTCCACAACGGACGAGTCTTGATTTATCGGTTCCGGCGAGAGCCGTGGATGTTATTGAAGCGGGTGCCCTCCAAGGATGGAATTTTGTTAATCCCTTTTACCGTCGTGAGATTCGTGAGCGCTTGAAGAAAGTGGTTGAGGCTACGGATACGAACTCGTTGCTGAATGAGCAGCTTTCAAATTTGAGCGAAGGTCAAAAGCAGAGGGTGCTCATTGCGCGAGCCTTGATGTCAAATCCAAAACTACTCGTGCTTGATGAGCCAACGAGCGCCATGGACTATCACGCGGAGCGACGAATTCTTGATTTATTGGTGACGCTGCAGGATGAACTCGGTTTGGCCATTGTGATGGTGTGCCACAACATCGCTCTCGTTGCTGAGTATGCAACCCACGGCTTATTGGTAGACCGTGAGCACAATCTGATCATCGACGGAGATATCCGGGAAATCGCTTATGACGATGAGTGCCGGGACCACTTCGGTCTCATTATTCAGCAGGTGGTCGAAGAGCGTTTTGGGATCACTGAGTTACCGGAGGAGTTTCGATGA
- a CDS encoding protease inhibitor I42 family protein — MASIRIGLALGISVILLVATGCGSSATDSGTTENNQTEDDAGVETGDNTNDESGSDTISGDEVEGDAENDTDTDTDTDTDTNSEPGDDSVSEEDLDALKVGDEWRLELVANASTGYEWTVQPGMDENVLVVASSEYVGPGESGGVGSGGTQVYIFRAVGTGSTSVLLHYARSWEPDSPADTWTFDVTVVD, encoded by the coding sequence ATGGCTTCGATTCGAATAGGGCTAGCTTTAGGAATATCGGTAATACTTTTGGTCGCAACTGGCTGCGGAAGTTCTGCGACCGACTCCGGCACCACCGAGAATAACCAGACAGAGGATGACGCAGGAGTTGAAACCGGCGACAACACGAACGATGAATCGGGTTCCGATACAATTTCTGGCGACGAAGTTGAGGGTGATGCCGAAAATGACACAGACACCGATACCGATACCGATACCGATACAAACTCAGAGCCGGGCGACGACTCGGTTTCTGAAGAAGATTTGGATGCGCTGAAGGTCGGCGATGAGTGGCGATTAGAACTCGTTGCCAATGCAAGCACGGGGTACGAGTGGACCGTGCAACCGGGAATGGATGAGAATGTGTTGGTGGTTGCCTCAAGCGAGTATGTGGGGCCAGGAGAGAGCGGAGGCGTGGGTTCTGGTGGAACTCAAGTATATATTTTTCGAGCCGTGGGCACTGGATCAACAAGCGTTTTGCTTCACTATGCTCGTTCTTGGGAACCAGACTCGCCGGCTGACACTTGGACATTTGATGTAACGGTTGTTGACTGA
- a CDS encoding beta-carotene ketolase, producing the protein MVHSRFNIDVGNRGLLAAGLIFLGWTATLCFFVTRPLSINDIVWIPFAIWLRTFLNVGLFISAHDAMHGTLYPKSSKVNHAFGAVAVALYAGFSYRNLLQEHHKHHNLSGTLEDPDFANSYDHGFFRWFFTFMIGYCSVAQLTRIFAMCVALLLIGLDPVSVVLFWAVPAILSAVQLFYFGTYRPHRVEAEIFADEHRARSTQWGPVYSFLTCYHFGYHLEHHRYPWVPWWGLPSIRGEAKELGVTSLNPTDAS; encoded by the coding sequence ATGGTTCACTCTCGCTTTAATATTGATGTGGGTAATCGTGGATTACTTGCGGCAGGACTCATCTTTCTTGGATGGACCGCGACGCTGTGCTTTTTCGTTACACGCCCCCTGAGCATCAATGACATCGTGTGGATCCCTTTTGCAATATGGCTACGAACCTTTCTCAATGTGGGGCTTTTTATAAGTGCCCACGATGCGATGCACGGCACCCTCTATCCAAAATCTTCAAAGGTAAATCATGCCTTTGGTGCCGTTGCGGTGGCGCTGTACGCCGGTTTTTCCTATAGGAATCTCCTTCAAGAGCATCACAAGCATCATAATCTGTCGGGTACACTCGAAGATCCCGATTTTGCCAATAGCTACGACCATGGATTTTTCCGATGGTTCTTCACCTTTATGATTGGTTATTGCTCAGTCGCACAGCTAACGAGAATCTTTGCAATGTGTGTGGCTCTGCTTTTAATCGGTCTTGATCCGGTATCTGTCGTCTTGTTCTGGGCGGTACCAGCGATATTAAGCGCCGTGCAGCTCTTCTATTTTGGAACTTACCGACCACACCGGGTTGAGGCGGAAATTTTCGCTGACGAACACCGGGCGCGCTCCACTCAATGGGGTCCGGTCTATTCTTTCCTGACCTGCTACCACTTTGGATACCATCTTGAGCACCATCGCTATCCTTGGGTCCCTTGGTGGGGACTTCCCAGTATTCGTGGTGAGGCAAAAGAACTCGGGGTCACTTCGTTAAATCCTACGGACGCTTCTTAG
- a CDS encoding azurin translates to MYRIILLASCLLLVTACAKKEEAKAPAAPAKAEAAAPAKAEAPAKPAEPAKPAAPTGEKPTDPTAIVDDGKVVTVQLEGTDQMKYNFTRIDVAAGRTVKLTLTHSGKMAKNVMGHNFVLLKKDTDVVAYATSAIAAKATDFIPADGADKVLAQTKLLGAGESDTIEFAAPEAGTYVFICTFPGHYTMMKGILVVE, encoded by the coding sequence ATGTACCGAATCATCCTTTTAGCATCTTGCCTACTTCTCGTTACCGCCTGTGCAAAAAAAGAAGAAGCGAAAGCACCCGCAGCACCAGCGAAAGCTGAAGCAGCAGCACCTGCAAAGGCAGAAGCTCCGGCCAAACCTGCAGAGCCTGCTAAACCAGCTGCACCAACCGGCGAAAAACCAACCGACCCAACCGCAATTGTTGACGACGGTAAAGTCGTTACCGTTCAGCTCGAAGGCACCGACCAGATGAAGTACAACTTCACACGAATCGATGTTGCTGCTGGACGCACAGTGAAGCTAACTCTAACTCACTCCGGTAAAATGGCGAAAAACGTTATGGGCCACAACTTCGTTCTTCTTAAGAAAGACACGGACGTAGTCGCTTATGCAACAAGCGCGATTGCTGCTAAAGCCACAGATTTTATTCCAGCCGACGGCGCGGATAAAGTATTGGCACAGACCAAGCTTCTCGGAGCTGGCGAGTCTGACACCATTGAGTTTGCGGCCCCGGAAGCAGGAACCTACGTGTTCATCTGTACGTTCCCAGGTCACTACACCATGATGAAGGGTATTCTCGTAGTAGAATAA
- a CDS encoding helix-turn-helix transcriptional regulator, whose product MTSEIENTENDHALDCEHELLSFEASTDRVIERAAALLRAAGDPERLRLLERLGHAEACVGELSEELGWGMPTISQRLKVLHQEELISRRRDGKHIYYSLNDDHVRNLLQNVLEHVSERR is encoded by the coding sequence ATGACTTCAGAAATTGAAAATACCGAGAACGACCATGCGCTTGATTGCGAACATGAGCTTTTGTCTTTCGAGGCGAGTACCGACAGAGTTATTGAGCGGGCGGCAGCTCTCTTGAGAGCGGCTGGAGATCCAGAGCGGCTGCGTCTACTGGAGAGACTTGGTCATGCTGAAGCGTGTGTTGGGGAGCTCTCAGAGGAGCTTGGGTGGGGAATGCCAACCATCTCTCAGCGGCTCAAGGTTCTGCATCAAGAGGAGCTGATTTCACGTCGACGAGACGGAAAGCATATTTATTACTCTCTTAACGACGACCACGTCCGTAATTTGCTCCAGAATGTGTTAGAGCATGTGAGCGAGCGACGTTAA
- a CDS encoding SDR family NAD(P)-dependent oxidoreductase has translation MKYNPDLNTQLAAAVNGKRILITGASSGVGLAMARQLASSGARLILVARSEDKLLNAQKEVARRGGHAEIYTCDLSEDDDTKKLTESVNADLGGVDILINNAGRSIRRPVTESTDRLHDYRRTMELNYFGSIRLILAFLPGMQARGEGHILNILTMGCQVRTPKFSAYIASKLALDAASRCMAAELKDQNIKMTQVYLPLVRTPMISPTELYNNVTAMHVDSAAERTLEALVTGQPRVMMPLGIIAELIHLWAPDYAQTLLNKLENMEPKPATTAAAKIGEKVLNLLAYGTKQSEGA, from the coding sequence ATGAAATACAATCCCGACCTAAACACACAGCTCGCTGCAGCAGTAAACGGCAAACGTATCCTCATCACAGGCGCCAGCAGCGGCGTGGGCCTCGCGATGGCGCGACAACTTGCTTCGTCCGGTGCCCGGCTCATCCTGGTGGCACGTTCCGAAGACAAGCTGCTCAACGCTCAAAAAGAAGTTGCTCGCAGAGGCGGCCATGCCGAAATTTATACATGCGATTTAAGTGAAGATGACGACACCAAAAAGCTTACAGAGAGCGTAAATGCAGACCTTGGTGGCGTTGATATTCTAATCAACAATGCAGGTCGCTCCATACGTCGCCCTGTTACCGAATCCACGGACCGCCTGCACGACTATCGGCGCACAATGGAGCTGAATTACTTCGGTTCTATTCGTCTCATTTTGGCTTTTCTTCCAGGGATGCAGGCACGTGGCGAGGGACACATCCTGAATATTCTTACAATGGGCTGCCAGGTCCGAACGCCCAAGTTCTCAGCTTACATCGCCAGTAAGTTGGCGCTCGACGCCGCCAGCCGCTGCATGGCCGCTGAACTCAAAGATCAGAATATTAAAATGACACAGGTCTACTTACCCCTCGTCCGCACGCCTATGATCTCTCCAACTGAGCTCTATAACAACGTGACTGCAATGCACGTTGATTCAGCTGCGGAACGCACCCTGGAAGCCCTCGTGACCGGCCAGCCACGGGTGATGATGCCATTGGGAATCATCGCGGAGCTGATTCACCTCTGGGCCCCTGACTATGCTCAGACTCTTTTAAACAAACTTGAGAATATGGAACCGAAACCAGCGACAACAGCGGCGGCCAAGATAGGCGAAAAGGTCTTGAACTTACTGGCGTATGGAACAAAACAATCAGAAGGTGCTTAA